From a single Bacteroidota bacterium genomic region:
- a CDS encoding ABC transporter ATP-binding protein yields MEGFKAFNKKEKTTSDTGAKDALRIVINSLRMHLDASQHRRTFLIIILTFLSAVMDVFGLASILPLIKLTTTPSAIHTNPYLSYIYEQLHFSSDKSFLLFTILFVLAFFIGKSIFGIFVNYLQTKFGAQLAYNITRRQFNKHFNLDYHNFSGLKSSQIVHHILNNPLSYVTWVVMPLIMLISESFILLLIVVGIAWYDIALFLFIAAVIGPSTWMVYHLLQNRVTYIGSEMNRLHPLSLGSLTQTITGYVDIKLANKESYYRDIFLKSQKRYHDLNMSSYLPNLIPLRANELVALLGVVLIFIYAIFLTDNSEGAILMVSLFAAAAYRLMPSLNRIVSSLMSIRKNMTALTNLSIYPELDFEMPVNQTAEPLPFSNTIEIKDLSFKFPNAEHAVLKNINMTIKKGEKIGIVGASGSGKTTLMNILLRFHEEQQGHISIDDTIINKENTSSWRGMMGYVKQDIFLLDASIRDNITFGDDPVDENRLNQAIRFASLEQLVKSLPDGANTIIGERGSRISGGQRQRISIARSLYRNASILIFDEATSALDNQTEQEVSEAIDSLSEVDKTIFIIAHRITTLKNCDRIYELTDGEITGVYKYQELLEKVL; encoded by the coding sequence ATGGAAGGATTTAAGGCATTTAATAAAAAGGAGAAGACCACTTCAGATACTGGAGCAAAAGATGCATTAAGGATAGTCATTAACAGCCTTAGAATGCATCTCGATGCTTCTCAGCATCGTAGAACGTTTCTCATTATTATACTCACCTTTTTATCTGCGGTGATGGATGTTTTTGGTCTTGCCTCCATATTACCATTAATAAAGCTGACCACCACTCCAAGTGCTATTCATACCAATCCCTATCTCAGTTATATTTATGAGCAGCTTCACTTTTCCAGTGATAAATCGTTTCTGCTCTTCACTATTTTATTTGTACTTGCTTTCTTCATCGGGAAAAGTATTTTCGGAATTTTTGTCAATTACCTTCAGACAAAATTCGGTGCTCAACTCGCTTACAATATAACACGAAGACAATTCAATAAACATTTTAATCTCGACTACCACAATTTTTCAGGTTTAAAGAGCAGTCAAATCGTACACCATATACTTAACAATCCTCTGTCATATGTTACCTGGGTAGTGATGCCTTTAATAATGCTTATATCAGAAAGCTTCATCCTTTTACTCATTGTAGTGGGTATAGCCTGGTATGACATCGCTCTTTTCCTGTTTATAGCTGCAGTGATCGGGCCTTCCACCTGGATGGTATATCACTTACTTCAAAACCGGGTCACTTATATTGGTTCAGAAATGAACCGACTTCATCCACTATCACTCGGCTCGTTGACACAAACCATTACCGGATATGTCGATATTAAACTGGCAAATAAGGAATCGTATTATCGTGACATTTTTTTAAAGTCGCAGAAACGCTACCATGATTTAAACATGTCATCTTATCTGCCCAATTTAATTCCCCTTCGTGCAAATGAACTGGTGGCATTGCTGGGTGTGGTATTGATATTTATCTATGCCATATTTTTAACGGACAACAGTGAAGGAGCTATCCTGATGGTGAGTTTATTTGCTGCAGCGGCGTACCGATTAATGCCGTCATTAAACCGAATTGTAAGCTCCTTAATGTCTATTCGCAAAAACATGACGGCTTTAACCAACTTATCGATTTACCCTGAACTTGATTTTGAGATGCCGGTCAATCAAACTGCCGAGCCACTTCCGTTCAGCAATACCATTGAAATAAAAGATTTGAGTTTTAAGTTTCCTAACGCTGAGCATGCTGTATTGAAAAATATAAATATGACCATTAAAAAGGGAGAGAAAATTGGAATTGTTGGTGCTTCCGGCTCCGGCAAGACCACCTTAATGAACATTCTCCTCCGTTTTCATGAAGAGCAACAGGGTCATATTTCCATTGATGACACTATCATCAACAAAGAGAATACTTCGAGCTGGCGTGGCATGATGGGCTATGTGAAGCAGGATATTTTTTTACTGGATGCCAGTATTAGAGACAATATAACTTTTGGAGATGATCCGGTTGATGAAAATCGATTAAATCAGGCTATACGTTTTGCTTCGCTCGAACAATTGGTGAAATCACTTCCTGACGGGGCAAACACCATCATCGGTGAACGTGGATCACGCATTTCAGGTGGTCAACGTCAGCGAATAAGCATAGCGAGATCCCTCTATCGGAATGCAAGCATTTTAATTTTTGACGAAGCCACCTCCGCACTTGACAACCAAACAGAACAGGAAGTAAGTGAAGCTATTGATTCCCTTTCAGAAGTTGACAAAACCATTTTCATTATTGCCCATCGCATCACCACTCTTAAAAACTGTGATCGCATTTATGAACTTACAGACGGTGAAATCACCGGTGTTTATAAATATCAGGAATTGCTTGAAAAAGTATTGTAA
- a CDS encoding polysaccharide biosynthesis tyrosine autokinase, with translation MISLTPLVNIYIENSISVNKQVNENTLAFIDAQLSQVENQLNGIESNLEQYQKDKTTFNLGGEQSVLFQRSVDFETERARMGIQLKSIDNMYEYLNSSESDLAISPAVLAQQNDPSLSSAFTELFALQQKRTNLLFSNTPSSPLVKQTDDQISSVKQNIMSLILNIRKKLTNDINSLSSQLNEYEVTMRQMPTTQRGIVNISRNVEIYSKIYEFLLETKAQTVISKAAIVADKIILEPAYFNGNVRPLSMQTIAGGFGLGIALSFLLVFIKGMFYNYINTKDELKDITDLTIIGVIGKSKEAGDEYLVVDKFPQSQIAEAFRVIRTNLSYFAPKVKSKILLVTSSVAGEGKTFCAVNIATTLAKAKKKVILVDLDLHKPKQANAFNLHNDVGITSYVVGKANLNQIIKDTAIENLQIILTGPRTPNASELIVDPMMDKLLEELKNIYEYIIIDTPPVGLLSDALVFMKHADLNLYVLKAGYSKRDFVDIAHQITEKNDIKHISFILNNVNAKNIPAGYGGGYYA, from the coding sequence TTGATTTCCTTAACACCACTAGTTAATATTTACATTGAAAACAGTATCTCTGTAAATAAACAGGTCAATGAAAACACATTGGCATTCATTGATGCACAGCTTTCACAGGTAGAAAATCAATTGAACGGAATTGAAAGTAATCTCGAACAATATCAAAAAGACAAAACAACTTTTAATCTTGGAGGAGAACAAAGTGTATTGTTCCAGCGCTCTGTTGATTTTGAAACGGAAAGAGCCAGAATGGGAATTCAGTTAAAGTCAATTGATAATATGTATGAGTATTTGAATTCGAGCGAATCAGACTTAGCCATTTCTCCTGCAGTATTGGCGCAACAAAATGATCCGTCTTTATCATCAGCCTTCACTGAACTTTTCGCGTTACAACAGAAAAGAACCAACTTGCTTTTCAGCAATACGCCAAGCAGTCCACTGGTGAAGCAAACCGATGATCAGATTTCATCCGTGAAACAAAACATCATGAGTTTGATTTTAAACATTCGTAAAAAACTTACCAATGACATCAATAGTTTAAGCAGCCAGCTAAACGAGTATGAGGTAACGATGCGACAGATGCCTACTACACAGCGAGGGATAGTAAATATCAGCCGTAACGTAGAAATTTATTCTAAAATTTATGAGTTCCTGTTAGAGACAAAAGCGCAAACTGTTATTTCGAAAGCAGCCATCGTAGCTGACAAAATCATTTTGGAACCGGCCTACTTCAATGGTAATGTTCGACCATTGAGCATGCAGACCATTGCCGGTGGATTTGGACTGGGCATCGCATTATCCTTCTTGTTAGTCTTTATCAAGGGAATGTTTTACAATTATATTAACACAAAAGATGAGTTAAAAGATATAACGGATTTAACCATCATCGGAGTTATCGGAAAGAGCAAGGAAGCCGGGGACGAATATCTTGTGGTAGATAAATTTCCACAGTCACAGATCGCCGAAGCCTTCAGAGTCATTCGAACCAATCTCAGTTATTTTGCACCCAAGGTAAAAAGTAAAATTCTCCTGGTCACTTCTTCTGTGGCGGGAGAAGGAAAGACTTTTTGTGCTGTAAACATTGCCACCACTCTGGCCAAGGCTAAAAAGAAAGTCATTCTGGTGGATCTTGATTTGCACAAGCCCAAACAAGCTAATGCCTTCAATTTACATAACGATGTGGGGATTACTTCCTATGTAGTAGGAAAAGCAAATCTCAATCAGATTATTAAGGATACGGCCATAGAGAATTTACAAATCATACTAACGGGACCGCGTACACCTAATGCATCTGAGCTGATTGTTGATCCGATGATGGATAAATTACTGGAAGAGCTGAAGAATATATATGAATATATTATCATTGACACGCCTCCTGTTGGATTGTTGTCCGATGCATTAGTCTTCATGAAGCATGCTGATTTGAATTTATATGTGTTGAAAGCGGGATACTCAAAACGAGATTTCGTTGATATTGCACATCAGATCACTGAAAAGAACGACATTAAGCATATCAGTTTTATATTGAACAATGTAAATGCTAAAAACATTCCGGCCGGCTACGGTGGCGGATATTATGCATAG
- a CDS encoding DMT family protein, with amino-acid sequence MKTVYTLLLLSGSNIFMNLAWYGHLKFKDFGHFKHSGLWVIILVSWGLAFFEYCLQVPANRIGYQLNGGPFSLMELKILQEIITLVVFTVFALVFFKSETLKWNHVAAFICLVMAVYFVFYKKA; translated from the coding sequence ATGAAGACTGTTTATACCCTCTTATTACTGTCAGGTTCGAACATTTTTATGAATCTGGCATGGTACGGACACCTGAAATTTAAAGATTTCGGCCATTTCAAACATTCCGGACTTTGGGTGATCATTTTGGTCAGCTGGGGCCTGGCCTTCTTTGAATATTGCCTCCAAGTACCGGCTAATCGTATTGGTTATCAGCTAAATGGGGGACCATTCAGTTTGATGGAACTAAAAATCCTGCAGGAAATCATCACGTTAGTAGTTTTTACCGTGTTTGCACTGGTCTTTTTTAAAAGCGAAACCTTAAAATGGAATCATGTAGCCGCGTTCATATGTTTGGTGATGGCGGTGTATTTTGTGTTTTATAAAAAGGCTTGA
- the wecB gene encoding UDP-N-acetylglucosamine 2-epimerase (non-hydrolyzing): protein MNNRILIVVGTRPNFIKITRFKKVNEMMGHPFDIRFVHTGQHYDDKMAAVFFQQFELEPDFFLNIPAVSANTQMAETMIRLEKVVLDFNPQLVMVVGDVNSTFAAAFTAYKSGCKVAHIESGLRSEDRSMPEEINRILTDEITDYFFVTEQSGIDNLIKEGKKQDQLFFVGNTMIDTLVGFESKIRECKVLDEYQLKAQEYVLMTMHRPATVDHEEGLLKLIEIIEYITATYKLVFPIHPRTLSKIEHFGLTERVRSNNRLILTDPLDYFAFQRLTADCRFVITDSGGIQEETTFRRVPCLTLRPNTERPSTVSIGTNELVPFDIKAVQVKINEIISGSYKKGAIPPMWDGYATERILEHCKNILHIKNAVHQL from the coding sequence ATGAATAATCGTATACTTATCGTGGTCGGCACCCGACCCAATTTTATAAAAATCACCCGCTTTAAGAAAGTAAATGAAATGATGGGGCATCCTTTCGATATCCGCTTCGTGCATACCGGACAACATTATGATGATAAAATGGCGGCGGTATTTTTTCAGCAGTTCGAACTGGAGCCTGATTTTTTTCTGAACATTCCGGCTGTTTCAGCCAATACTCAAATGGCTGAGACGATGATAAGACTTGAAAAGGTGGTATTGGATTTTAATCCGCAACTGGTAATGGTTGTAGGCGATGTCAATTCAACTTTTGCCGCAGCATTCACTGCTTATAAATCGGGTTGTAAGGTAGCCCACATAGAAAGTGGTTTAAGAAGCGAGGACCGCAGTATGCCTGAAGAAATTAATCGCATTCTTACTGATGAAATTACCGACTACTTTTTTGTCACTGAACAAAGCGGTATCGACAATCTTATTAAAGAAGGAAAAAAGCAAGATCAGTTATTCTTTGTCGGAAATACCATGATTGATACGCTGGTGGGATTTGAAAGCAAAATCCGGGAATGCAAGGTTTTAGATGAATACCAACTAAAGGCGCAAGAATATGTCCTCATGACCATGCACCGGCCCGCAACAGTTGATCATGAAGAAGGATTATTAAAACTTATTGAAATCATTGAATACATTACAGCAACCTATAAACTGGTTTTCCCCATTCATCCCAGAACACTTTCTAAAATTGAACATTTTGGACTCACAGAAAGGGTAAGATCAAATAACCGGCTGATCTTGACAGATCCATTAGACTATTTTGCCTTTCAGCGACTCACTGCAGATTGCAGGTTTGTAATAACAGACAGCGGCGGCATACAGGAAGAGACGACTTTCAGAAGAGTACCCTGTCTCACTTTACGACCCAATACCGAGCGACCTTCTACAGTGAGTATTGGCACCAATGAGCTGGTACCTTTTGATATAAAAGCTGTACAGGTAAAAATAAATGAGATAATCAGTGGTTCCTACAAGAAAGGTGCAATACCGCCGATGTGGGATGGATATGCGACAGAAAGAATCCTTGAACACTGCAAAAATATACTTCATATTAAAAACGCCGTTCATCAATTATGA
- a CDS encoding NAD-dependent epimerase/dehydratase family protein — translation MKTLVTGGAGFIGSAVIDKLQREGHEIFVIDNLSFGKRDFISIPDSHFFQVDILDKEKVDTIFNTIRPDIVIHLAAVHFIPYCNQHPFESSDINIRGTMHVLNAARKYKASKVFFASTAAVYPIYDEAVSEGHQTGPMDIYGLSKLTGEHLCNEFHLMTGVPTIICRFFNAFGPNETNPHLIPEIQKQVNSGLRKIKLGNLAPKRDFIHTSDMANAVHALLNRIDKGIDTFNLGRGIEYSVVEIVDAFSRESGELIEIEVDPSRVRKVERMHLLADVSKLKSIGWNPFIGIDEGIRTLIEK, via the coding sequence ATGAAAACACTTGTTACGGGGGGAGCCGGATTTATAGGCAGCGCGGTTATCGACAAATTGCAGCGCGAAGGACATGAAATATTTGTCATTGACAATCTTTCCTTCGGCAAAAGAGATTTTATTTCCATTCCGGATAGTCATTTCTTTCAGGTAGACATTCTCGACAAAGAAAAAGTAGATACTATTTTTAATACGATCCGTCCGGATATTGTGATCCATCTGGCTGCGGTTCACTTTATTCCTTATTGCAATCAACATCCCTTTGAGTCCTCCGATATTAATATCAGAGGAACAATGCATGTGTTGAATGCCGCCCGAAAATATAAAGCATCCAAAGTCTTCTTTGCATCAACGGCTGCCGTCTATCCGATTTATGATGAAGCCGTATCTGAAGGTCATCAAACGGGGCCAATGGATATTTATGGACTCAGTAAATTAACCGGAGAACATCTCTGCAATGAATTTCATTTGATGACGGGAGTTCCTACTATTATCTGTCGATTTTTTAATGCCTTTGGACCCAACGAAACGAATCCACATTTAATTCCTGAAATCCAAAAGCAGGTGAATAGTGGGTTACGTAAAATCAAACTAGGGAATCTGGCGCCTAAACGGGATTTCATTCATACTTCCGATATGGCCAATGCTGTACATGCCCTTTTAAACAGAATTGACAAAGGCATTGACACTTTCAATCTGGGGCGCGGTATTGAATACTCCGTCGTTGAGATCGTTGATGCATTTTCACGGGAATCAGGTGAACTGATCGAAATCGAAGTGGATCCTTCACGCGTCCGAAAGGTAGAAAGAATGCATCTTCTGGCGGATGTCAGCAAACTCAAATCCATTGGTTGGAATCCTTTTATAGGAATTGACGAAGGGATAAGAACCTTAATAGAAAAATGA
- a CDS encoding class I SAM-dependent methyltransferase produces the protein MKSKIFFGLTNNIVMNNLLIRLGLDGMFTSKFGIYKRVVLDETLTPREMAGFTANPEIQNALDTIHSKLGNTVQNHLKKGDAVLDIGCGPGTYLKDFEKDYKITGIDLNIQMINKARENLKGVELIHQDFLTHKFTKKYNFIYSISVLEFIPPGQLRRFFRKAHTILEDNGVIFFLYPHALRLKDVMYPDLYYIEYSPRRIESAVKNLFEIISHKHAFDERQVDLYDKHPYNPGERIFKNGYILIARKKVSPKV, from the coding sequence ATGAAATCTAAAATTTTCTTTGGCTTAACCAATAATATTGTAATGAACAATCTTCTGATTCGTTTAGGATTAGATGGTATGTTCACTTCAAAATTTGGTATTTATAAAAGAGTCGTTTTAGATGAGACATTGACGCCACGCGAAATGGCGGGTTTTACTGCAAATCCTGAGATACAAAACGCTTTAGATACTATTCATTCTAAACTTGGTAATACGGTTCAAAATCATTTGAAAAAAGGAGATGCCGTACTTGATATTGGCTGTGGACCGGGCACCTATCTGAAGGATTTTGAAAAAGACTATAAAATTACCGGCATCGATTTGAACATACAGATGATTAATAAAGCCCGTGAAAACTTAAAAGGGGTGGAATTGATTCATCAGGATTTTCTTACTCATAAATTTACTAAAAAGTACAATTTCATTTACAGCATCTCTGTATTGGAATTTATTCCACCGGGGCAACTACGTAGATTCTTCAGAAAAGCACATACTATATTAGAAGATAATGGTGTCATCTTCTTTTTATATCCTCATGCACTACGTTTGAAGGACGTGATGTATCCCGATCTCTATTATATTGAATATTCGCCAAGAAGAATTGAATCCGCAGTGAAAAACTTATTTGAAATAATCAGTCATAAACATGCCTTTGACGAACGACAGGTAGACTTATATGATAAGCACCCTTATAATCCCGGGGAGCGAATATTCAAAAACGGATATATCCTGATTGCACGTAAAAAAGTAAGTCCGAAAGTGTAA
- a CDS encoding glycosyltransferase family 4 protein, with translation MNQPRKQLLFITDGIFPHAIGGMQRHSACLIEALSHYKEFDITVVHPHDKQVFDPSLGIKEIKIPFDFNGFYIRRCYDYSKLTHQIIQQHPDALVYAQGFSVLHGLPETGKRVIINQHGLEPYQSLTFKEKLKTMPMRFMERYQFKHAAKVVSLGGKLTRILEKEVSRPKNKIVVLPNAVNPGEKPARNFAKDKLQLLFVGRFAFNKGINLLMEAVQQLNNEGYKNRLIFNLVGKGPLYEQYIKEYRFDNVNFIGFADDAHLTELYKQNDLFVFPTRFEGMPTVVLEAMAAGMPIIVSDTGATAELVSSDNGYLIETNNVRALKWAIQCFYQLNPDERMALSERSYKKVTEKFTWQKVAKMHVDLFHTFG, from the coding sequence ATGAATCAACCGCGTAAGCAGCTTTTGTTTATTACAGATGGAATATTTCCGCATGCCATAGGTGGTATGCAGCGACATTCCGCCTGTTTGATTGAAGCCCTTTCTCACTACAAGGAGTTTGATATTACAGTAGTTCATCCTCACGACAAACAGGTTTTCGATCCATCACTTGGTATAAAGGAAATAAAAATTCCCTTTGACTTCAATGGTTTTTATATTCGACGGTGTTATGACTATTCCAAATTAACGCATCAAATTATTCAACAGCATCCGGATGCTTTGGTCTATGCACAAGGATTTAGTGTATTGCATGGATTACCGGAAACAGGGAAGCGGGTTATTATTAACCAGCATGGATTAGAGCCTTACCAAAGTTTAACCTTCAAGGAGAAATTGAAAACCATGCCCATGCGATTTATGGAGCGCTATCAGTTCAAGCATGCGGCAAAAGTAGTTTCTTTAGGAGGTAAGCTGACTCGTATTTTAGAGAAGGAAGTTTCAAGACCTAAAAATAAAATCGTTGTATTACCCAATGCGGTGAATCCGGGTGAAAAACCGGCTCGTAATTTTGCAAAAGATAAACTTCAGTTATTATTTGTTGGCAGATTTGCTTTCAATAAAGGGATCAATCTGTTGATGGAGGCTGTACAGCAACTCAACAACGAAGGCTATAAAAACCGTCTTATCTTTAATCTTGTTGGTAAAGGACCGCTGTATGAGCAGTACATTAAGGAATACCGCTTTGACAATGTAAACTTTATTGGATTTGCAGACGATGCACATCTCACCGAACTCTATAAACAAAATGACCTCTTTGTCTTCCCTACACGATTTGAGGGTATGCCAACGGTTGTTCTTGAAGCCATGGCTGCGGGCATGCCCATCATCGTGAGCGATACCGGCGCTACTGCCGAATTGGTAAGTTCTGACAATGGATATCTTATAGAAACCAACAATGTCCGGGCTTTAAAATGGGCGATACAGTGCTTTTATCAACTCAATCCAGATGAAAGAATGGCGCTTTCCGAGAGATCTTATAAAAAAGTAACCGAAAAATTCACGTGGCAAAAAGTTGCAAAGATGCACGTGGACTTATTCCATACTTTTGGATAG
- the gmd gene encoding GDP-mannose 4,6-dehydratase: MKKALITGITGQDGAYLAELLLEKGYEVHGIKRRSSLFNTQRVDHLYEDPHEKGIRFKLHYGDLTDSVNIIRIISEVQPDEIYNLGAMSHVHVSFSSPEYTANADGLGALRILEAVRMLNMTDRCRIYQASTSELYGLVQEIPQRETTPFYPRSPYAVAKLYAYWIFINYRESYNMYAVNGILFNHESPLSGETFVTRKITRAVARIALGLQDKVFMGNLDAKRDWGHAKDYVEAMYLMLQQDKPEDYVIATGITTSVRDFISMAFRELGIELEWTGKEENEIATVKTITQTEYAVKPGQEVVNIDKRYYRPAEVELLIGDPTKAKTQLNWRPKYDLPMIVKEMVAADLELFKRDRYLKEGGHSVMNYHE, translated from the coding sequence ATGAAAAAAGCACTTATTACCGGGATTACCGGACAAGATGGCGCCTATCTGGCCGAACTTTTATTGGAAAAAGGCTACGAAGTTCACGGCATAAAGCGCCGGAGTTCCCTCTTTAATACCCAGCGTGTGGATCATTTATATGAAGATCCGCATGAAAAAGGGATCAGATTTAAACTCCATTACGGGGATTTAACCGACTCCGTTAATATCATCCGGATTATCAGCGAAGTGCAACCGGACGAAATTTATAACCTCGGCGCCATGTCGCATGTCCATGTGAGTTTTAGCTCTCCGGAGTATACTGCAAATGCCGATGGTCTCGGTGCTTTGAGGATTTTAGAGGCGGTTCGCATGTTAAATATGACCGATCGTTGCCGGATTTATCAGGCATCTACATCAGAACTATATGGTTTGGTACAGGAAATTCCTCAACGGGAAACGACTCCGTTTTATCCCCGATCACCTTATGCCGTAGCAAAACTATACGCTTATTGGATTTTTATCAATTACCGCGAGTCCTATAATATGTATGCAGTGAACGGCATTTTATTTAACCATGAATCTCCACTCAGCGGGGAGACTTTCGTTACCAGAAAAATTACACGTGCCGTAGCCCGAATCGCACTCGGCTTGCAGGATAAAGTGTTTATGGGAAATCTCGATGCAAAACGGGATTGGGGTCATGCCAAAGATTATGTGGAAGCCATGTACTTGATGCTCCAACAAGATAAACCTGAAGATTATGTGATAGCGACAGGGATTACCACTTCCGTAAGAGATTTTATAAGTATGGCCTTTCGTGAATTGGGTATAGAACTCGAATGGACAGGAAAGGAAGAAAATGAAATCGCAACAGTGAAAACAATTACACAAACCGAATATGCCGTGAAACCCGGACAAGAGGTCGTGAATATAGATAAGCGCTATTATCGCCCTGCTGAAGTGGAATTGCTGATCGGGGATCCGACAAAAGCCAAAACTCAACTCAACTGGAGACCAAAATACGATTTGCCGATGATCGTTAAAGAAATGGTCGCTGCTGATCTCGAGCTCTTCAAACGAGACCGATACCTCAAAGAAGGGGGGCATTCCGTAATGAATTACCATGAATAA
- a CDS encoding peptidoglycan bridge formation glycyltransferase FemA/FemB family protein encodes MLKFLKAKRIIHRLLQPHPSGISLAVPENCKSVQFGTYITDLSPHLTEQNILDTFDPKYKKAIQHSIKNGARVVFGPLCYNDFYRVYLHTCNRNQLHIDPEKYFDKMRKLLGPQGTETAVVYDHQKPIGGIFIIHSEYAALCTHAGSDGPSPLYGAMKYLHFEMMKHLQSKGVHQYDLVGVRIGCNDPALEGIFKFKKGFGGTLKEGYLWKTDLQPSPLILYDWIQRIRNINLHGDIIDKETIYQIQP; translated from the coding sequence ATGTTAAAATTTCTGAAAGCAAAGCGTATCATCCATCGACTACTGCAGCCGCATCCTTCGGGCATTTCCCTGGCTGTTCCGGAAAATTGCAAATCCGTTCAATTTGGAACTTACATTACTGATTTATCTCCGCATCTTACAGAGCAAAATATTCTGGATACTTTTGATCCGAAATATAAAAAAGCCATACAACACAGTATTAAAAATGGTGCCCGTGTTGTATTCGGTCCCCTTTGCTATAATGACTTTTACCGGGTCTATTTACATACCTGCAACCGAAATCAGTTGCATATTGATCCGGAAAAATACTTTGACAAAATGAGAAAATTACTGGGTCCTCAGGGAACAGAAACAGCGGTAGTTTATGATCACCAAAAACCCATTGGAGGTATATTCATAATTCACAGCGAATATGCCGCGCTTTGTACGCACGCCGGTTCAGACGGGCCATCCCCTTTATATGGAGCCATGAAATATCTCCACTTCGAAATGATGAAGCACTTGCAATCAAAAGGAGTGCACCAATATGATCTTGTGGGAGTGCGGATAGGGTGTAATGATCCTGCTCTGGAGGGAATTTTTAAATTCAAAAAAGGCTTTGGAGGAACATTAAAAGAAGGATACCTGTGGAAAACTGATCTTCAACCCAGCCCACTCATCTTATATGACTGGATCCAACGCATCAGAAATATTAACCTGCATGGAGACATCATCGACAAGGAAACTATTTATCAAATTCAACCATGA
- a CDS encoding glycosyltransferase family 2 protein: MTSISVIIPTYNVAEYIEEGLLSVLGQTCPAHEIICVDDGSTDDTVKIIKNLQLKYPDKISLFINETNRGATYTRNKGLAIATGEYIQFFDADDLLLPAKFETQIKIIEKTIVRPDILVNDFFRRTIDGKEEVYNYVEQDVWCAVMETALGVTSGNLYKRAAVLAVNGWTEDLKSSQEYDLMFRMLTKGSSVKFDGNCLSIIRERPAGSISKSNPGERWQRYIHVRIRIFNYLTENNMVTKDRHQCFINILFDAIRILYKYDSDAALKLHKQYILAYGQPKPSLITSKRYLSIYNLFGFKIAEFASKIINPNTAAVH, from the coding sequence ATGACAAGTATCTCTGTTATAATACCCACCTACAACGTAGCTGAATACATAGAAGAAGGTCTTCTTAGTGTTTTGGGTCAAACCTGTCCGGCACATGAGATCATCTGTGTAGATGACGGATCTACAGACGATACTGTTAAAATAATTAAAAATCTGCAATTGAAATACCCGGATAAAATTTCACTTTTTATCAATGAAACGAACCGGGGAGCCACCTATACCCGAAACAAAGGATTAGCGATTGCAACGGGAGAATATATACAATTTTTTGATGCTGATGATCTTTTGTTACCTGCAAAGTTTGAAACACAGATTAAAATAATTGAAAAGACAATTGTACGTCCTGACATACTTGTGAATGACTTTTTCAGAAGAACGATTGATGGTAAAGAAGAAGTATACAACTATGTAGAACAAGACGTGTGGTGTGCCGTTATGGAAACAGCGCTTGGCGTAACCTCCGGAAATTTATATAAAAGAGCAGCAGTATTAGCTGTTAACGGATGGACAGAAGATTTAAAAAGCAGTCAGGAATATGATTTAATGTTCAGGATGTTGACCAAGGGATCTTCCGTAAAATTTGACGGTAATTGTCTCAGCATTATCAGGGAGCGCCCCGCAGGGTCTATTTCCAAATCTAATCCCGGGGAAAGATGGCAAAGGTATATTCATGTAAGAATCCGCATCTTCAATTATCTCACGGAAAATAACATGGTAACAAAAGACAGACATCAATGCTTTATTAACATTTTATTTGATGCCATCAGAATATTATACAAATATGATTCGGATGCCGCTCTAAAGCTACACAAGCAATACATACTTGCCTATGGACAACCAAAGCCAAGTCTGATCACTTCTAAACGATACTTATCCATTTACAATCTCTTTGGATTTAAAATTGCTGAATTCGCGAGCAAAATTATCAATCCAAATACGGCGGCAGTGCATTAA